From Phragmites australis chromosome 5, lpPhrAust1.1, whole genome shotgun sequence, a single genomic window includes:
- the LOC133918739 gene encoding zinc finger CCCH domain-containing protein 15, with translation MADGGGEPGAVGGSAPVCSFVRKPPKNIRKRPAAPAGSDDEDDGGGAIAALRSKKGPSSTGKLVFSSTDGSSEPRRFQYESSRTIQANTDSRVTATLETETEFDRDARAIRERQLKQAEESLRKNPSSAGSGSGSGELYKGIHGYTDHKAGFRREHTVSSEKAGGSHGPLRASAHIRLSTRFDYQPDICKDYKETGYCGYGDSCKFMHDRGDYKSGWQLEKEWDEAEKARKRRIAMGGGDGSDDEAGEEDDDDDDDEALPFACFICRQPFVDPVVTKCKHYFCEHCALKHHSKNKKCFVCNKPTLGIFNAAQEIRKKMAQDKED, from the exons ATGGccgatggcggcggcgagccgggggCCGTCGGTGGCTCGGCACCGGTGTGTAGTTTCGTGAGGAAGCCACCCAAAAACATCCGTAAGCGCCCAGCCGCGCCCGCTGGctccgacgacgaggacgacggcggcggcgccatcgCGGCCTTGCGCTCCAAAAAGGGGCCGTCCTCCACCGGAAAGCTCGTCTTCTCCTCCACCGATGGCTCCTCCGAGCCGCGCCGGTTCCAGTACGAGTCGTCCCGGACGATTCAGGCCAACACCGACAGCCGCGTCACGGCCACGCTCGAGACGGAGACGGAGTTCGACCGCGACGCACGCGCCATCCGCGAGCGCCAGCTCAAGCAGGCTGAGGAGTCCCTCAGGAAGAATCCCTCCTCCGctggctccggctccggctccggggAGCTGTACAAGGGGATCCACGGGTATACAGACCACAAGGCCGGGTTCCGGCGGGAGCACACGGTGTCCAGCGAGAAGGCCGGCGGCTCGCACGGCCCGCTCCGGGCGTCCGCTCACATCCGGCTCTCCACACGGTTCGACTACCAGCCCGACATCTGCAAGGACTACAAGGAGACGGGGTACTGCGGGTACGGTGATTCCTGCAAGTTCATGCACGACAGAGGGGACTACAAGTCCGGGTGGCAGCTGGAGAAGGAGTGGGACGAGGCCGAGAAGGCCCGCAAGCGGCGCATTGCGATGGGCGGCGGGGATGGGAGTGACGACGAggcgggggaggaggacgacgacgacgacgatgatgaggCGCTGCCCTTTGCCTGCTTCATTTGCAGGCAGCCGTTCGTTGATCCGGTGGTCACAAAATGCAAGCACTACTTTTGTGAACATTGCGCATTGAAG CACCATTCCAAGAACAAGAAGTGCTTTGTCTGCAACAAACCAACACTCGGCATCTTCAACGCGGCGCAGGAGATCCGCAAGAAGATGGCTCAGGACAAGGAGGACTAG